AAATAAATTTTAAATTAATTGACCTCGATAAAGCGATTTCTCGTCGAAATAAATTGACCATTCCTGAAATCTTCGAAAAAAAGGGAGAAATTTACTTTAGAAAGCTAGAAAGAGAAACTTTGGAGGAAATTTTAGCCAGCCAAGAAAACATCGTTTTGAGCTTGGGTGGAGGAACGCCGGTTTATTATAATAATATGGAAATTATTAATAATAATTCGAAGAGTATTTTTCTAAGAGCTTCAATCACTACTTTAGTAGAAAGAATTTCAAAGCAGAAAGAAAAAAGACCTTTAATTGCAAAAATTGCCGATGAAGATATCCCGGAATTTATTGCTAAACATTTATTTGAGAGAAATGTTTATTACAGCAAGGCACAATTCAGCATTAATACGGATAATAAAAATCCTGAAGACATTATTCAGGAAATAATAGAAAAGCTCTATCTCTAGAGCTTTTTCTTTTTATAAATTAACGCTTAATCGTTGGTTTCAGAATCACTGCCGTCTTCACCAAAGAAATCATCCCAATCTGTAAAATCAGCAGTGACATCATTTTCCACATAATCATCCATATCTCTTCTGTCTTTTTTAGTAGGTCTTCCTTCTCCTCTGTTTCGATAATACTCCTGAGACATCTTTCTCATCATTAATTGCTCGTACTGATCTTTATCTGTTACATCTTTGATATGAAGCGGAACTAATTTAGCTCCAATTCTACTTTTAGGAATCTGTATTACTTTAATTTTATACTCAATTTGGTTTTTGCGAATTTTGATAACATCTCCTTCTTTTACTTCTTTGGATGACTTCACAACCGAGGTTCCGATAGAAACTCTGTTCTTTTTTATTTCATCTGCAGATACCGATCTTGTTTTATAAAAACGAATGCTCCATAAAAATTTATCTATTCTCATATTTTTTTATACTTTTGTCGTTATATTATTTGTAAAGTAATTAAAGTTTTTGAAATGAAAAAAATATTTTTGTATATCCTTGCAGGATCGTTGTGTTTCGCAGCTTGTAAAAAGGATGATGAGGTGGAAACTTTCGTAGAACCGGAAGACATCAATGTAAGAAACTCTTATGACCAGCAGGCTATTCAGAAATTCATGGATAACAACTACTTAGATACGCAGGGAAACATAAAAGCTTTCACATCAGATGCTGCTGATGATAATGAGAAAAAATTATCTCAATTGGACCCTCAAACACTCCCGTCCGGAGTTATTTATATCAAAAGAACCGGAGCACAGCCTGAAGACAGCACTCCTCCTTCAACAGGTGTAACAATAGGAGATTCAACTCAGATTAGAACAATGATGAGAGCTAATTATTATCTTGCTAAAGATACAGATGGAAATGTTTCGTTTGGAGGAGCAGGAGCTCTTTTAAATACAATTGACGGAAGCGGCTCTCCCGTAACTGATCCTATGTTTTATTTTGTAAAAAAGAGCGTAAGAACTGCTGCCGGACAAAACAGTAGTTATTATGAAATAGCAGGCCTAAAAGAGGGTTTAAGATATTTTAAAGGTTTTGAAAATTTACCAGATGAAAATCCTTACAATCTACAAGGAGTAATTATTGTTCCGTCAAAAGCAGCTTTTGCCAGAAATGCACATTACAATTATACTGGATATTCTCTTCAAAACTATTGTTTTGTATTTAGCTTCCAGATTTATAAATCAAATCTAAGACCTACAGGTCAATAACAAATAGTAAAAAAAGCGCTTCAAATATTTGAAGCGCTTTTTTATTTATCTCACATTCCCTAAAATATCCGGGAAATATTTATCTGAAAGATGTTCAAACTCATCACCTCGCATAAACATACTTGCATCTACTTCCTCATAAGAGCTTCTTCCTGCAGCAGCAATCAACTCGTTACACGTATGTAAAGTATTTTTGTGGAAATGATATACTCTTTCTGCTTTATCAGTCACATCTAGCCCTTTAATCAACATTTTATCCTGAGTCGCTACACCTGTCGGACAATTGTTGTTATTACATCTCAAAGCCTGAATACAGCCAAGAGAAAACATAAATCCTCGTGCATTATTACACATATCCGCTCCCATTGCAACCGCACGCAAAATATCTAAACTTGTTAATACTTTTCCGCTGGCTATTACGCGTAATTTATTTCTAAGATTATAATTTCTTAATGTACGATTTACAAATATTAAAGCGGGTTCCAAAGGCATCCCTACTCCATCAGAAAACTCTGGTGGCGCAGCTCCGGTTCCTCCTTCTGCTCCGTCGATGGTAATAAAATCAGGATAAATTTTCAGAACATTCATCTGAACGCAAATATCTTCAAACTCTTTGGTATCACCGATACAAAGCTTAAAACCAACAGGTTTTCCACCAGAAAGTTCTCTTAGTTGATGTACAAACCGTAACAATCCTGCAGCATCAGAAAAAGATGAATGCGAAGGCGGAGAAATAATCGTCTGACCAGGTTGTACATGGCGTATTTTAGCAATTTCAGGAGTATTTTTCACACCCGGTAAAACTCCACCATGACCAGGTTTTGCACCTTGAGATAATTTAATCTCAATCATTTTTACACTTGGAAGAGTAGAATATTTTGTGAATAATTCAGGATTAAATTTTCCTTCATCATTTCTACAGCCGAAATATCCGGTTCCTATTTGCCAGCATAAATCTCCTCCTTCCAAATGGTGAGGTGAAATTCCTCCTTCTCCTGTATTATGATAAAAATTTCCTTTTTTTGCCCCTTTATTTAACGAAATTTGAGCTCTGTCACTCAATGCACCAAAACTCATGGCTGAAATATTAAACAATGAAGCATGATAAGGCTGAGTACACTGCTCACCTCCTACCCAAACTCTCGGAAGTTCTTCTTTTGGAGATTTAGCATAAATAGAATGCTTAATTCCTTCATATTTTCTATGGTTTACTTCTAACTGAGTTCCAAAAGGAACGGTGTCGCTAATGTTTTTTGAACGTCTATACACTGCAGAACGTTGGTTTCTGGGAAATGGTTTTCCGTCTGTTTCTCTTTCAATGAAATACTGCTGCATTTCGGGTGAAATACCTTCAAAAAAGTACCTGAAATATCCCAAAACAGGAAAATTCCTCAGAATTGCGTGTTTTGATTGGTAAGAATTATAAACTCCTAATGCGTAAATGGCTGTTAACAGCGTAGGAATCCAATAATGTGCTTTGATCAGTAACGCCACAACCCATGTTGCAGCTACCAATACAATTCCCCAAGATAAGAACTTATCTCTCATAAGAATATAGATTTAAAACGTTAAAGAATAAATTTAGTGGAAATATAGCAAACAGACTATGCTTTTGCTAAAAAACTTTCGTAAGACGATTGCACAGAAACCGTGCCATCTGACAGGATTTTTTCTAAATTTAGAAATTCAATTTGATTTACTGAAGCCTGATCAAAATCTTTTTGCACCCTCACATAGTTTTCTGTGAAGCCGTACATTTTGCCGTCTTTATTTTCGTGCTCCCAAAGAACGGGAAGCGTCTTTCCTAATTGAGTCTGATAAAATGCCATTTTTTTCTTTTCAGAAAGAATTCTAAGCATTTTATTACGTTTTTTTCTTTCCGAAATCGGAACAACACCCTGCATTCCTACCGCTTCAGTATTTTCTCTTTCAGAATAAGTAAATACATGAAGATATGAAATAGGAAGATCATTCAGGAAGTTATACGTTTCCATGAATAATTCTTCGGTTTCACCAGGGAAACCAACAATAACATCCACACCAATTGCCGCATCGGGCATTACTTCGCGAATTTTATGAATCCTGTCGTTATACAATTTGGTAAGATAACGACGCTTCATTTTTTTCAGCAACTCATCACTTCCCGATTGCAAAGGAATATGAAAATGCGGTACAAAACTCTTGCTTTTAGAAACCAATTCGATGCTTTCATCTTTCAAAAGATTGGGCTCAATAGAAGAAATACGGATTCTTTCAATTCCTTCAACCTCATTAAGTTCAGAAATTAAATCTAAAAAAGTATGTTCGTGTCTTTTGTTTCCAAACTCACCTTTACCGTAATCACCGATATTTACACCTGTTAAAACAATTTCTTTGATGTCTCTTTCGGCAATTTCTCTGGCGTTTTTCAATACATTTTCGATAGTATCTGAACGGGAAATACCTCTTGCTAAAGGAATTGTACAGTACGTACATTTGTAATCGCAACCATCCTGAACTTTCAGAAAAGCTCTGGTTCTGTCACCAATGGAATAACTTCCGATAAAAAAATCAGTCTCTTCGATTTCACATGAATGAACAACACCTTCGCTTTCAGATTTTTCTAAATCGTCGAGATAACTCAAAATATTGAATTTTTCTTTGGCTCCAAGAACCAAATCTACCCCAGCGATTTGTGAAATCTCTTCAGGTTTCAGCTGTGCGTAACATCCAACAATTACGACCAAACCTTCAGGATTGGCTTTCATTGCTCTTTTTACGTGAAGTTTACATTCACGATCAGCGTTTTCGGTAACCGAACAAGTATTGATTACATAAATATCTGCTCTATCATCAAAACTTACCTTATCATAACCTGCATCTGTTAATTGACGGGCAATAGTAGATGTTTCCGCAAAGTTTAATTTGCAGCCAAGAGTATGAAATGCGGCAGTTCTATGAAAGTGAGACATTTATTTTCCTGAATTTTGTGGGTGCAAAGATAATCAATTTAATATGAATTTTAAATTGATTTGGTCTATAGTTTATAATCGTCTCTTACATCAGGACTATTTGCAAAACAAACCGAAGAAGAATTTTGAATCTCTGCCTCATCTTTTGTAAATTTATCTTTCATTTCATTATTAAAATCCTGAGATTTATTTCTTGCAATAGAAAGCGTTTTCCAATCTTCATTTTTCATCATTTTAGCAATAAAAACAATCTGACCGATATGATAGGGGTAATGTGCCAATTGTCTGAAAACCGCATCAATCACCGAATGCGCCTCGTTTCTGATATAAATAGTTGAATATAAATTTTCATCATTAATCTGACTCAAAGCATCAAAAAGACAACTCCAGCCTTTTTCCCAATAGTTTAAAACCTCATCTTTCGATTTAAAAGTGTTTACGAATTCTTCATCACGGTTTCGCCAAGATTTCTCACCATCTTCCGTTAAAAAATTCGTCCACCTCGACAACATATTTCCTGCAACATGCTTCACAATCACCGCAATGGAATTACTTTCTTCATTGAACTGCCAGAAAATCTGCTCGTCTGAAAGCTGTGCAAATGATTTATCGCCGAGCATTTTGTAGTATTCAAATCTTTTGATAAATAGATCTTTCATGATAAATGTTTAATATTTTATTTAAAACCAATTTAAGATTTTTCACGTATATAAATGTAAATTGCAACCTATGAATTGTAAGATTAGCCATTTTATGCAGGATTTGAATTCCTTAAACATTGAAAAGCTTGAAAAATGGTTTACTGATGAAACTGTGATTTGGATTCCGCCTACAAAAGAAATTTCAGGAAAAAGCAGAATCTTAGCATTATTCAGAGCTATTTTCAGAAGATACGAAAAGATTGAATGGAGCGTTTCTGAAATTTTCAATCTGGGAAATAATAAATATTTTTACCAGACCAATTCCTTAGGCAATATATCCGGAAAAGGAAGTTATGCCAATGAGATCTGTACGATTATACAATTTTCAGAATGCGGAAAAATACTTTATCTCTCTGATTATTTTAAAGATACAAAGGTTTTTAATTAACAAAAGCCATCTTTTGCAAGATGGCTTTTGTCATATTTAATTATTTCTAATTATTCTCTGTTTTTCAATAATACCCAACCTGAGTATTTAATTGGTGTTCCTTTTTTGTCATTTTCATTCCATGACACAGAATACCAATAATTTCCGGTAGGAACTTTTTTATTACCTGCAGTTCCGTCCCATTTATAATTATTCAGTTTATCTGCCTGGAAAATTTTATTTCCGTATCTATCAAAAACATTGAAGATCAAATTCTGTTTGTTTGCCAAAGCAGAATAATCTATCACATCATTGATGCCGTCTCCGTTTGGCGTGACGACATTCACCAGATTTGGAACAACAATTCCGATTTCTATCGGTTCACAATCATAAGCATCTTTCAAGTAGATTTTGTGATCTCCTCTTTTTATATTCGTAAATACGTTAGAATCTTGCCAAGCGATACCATCCATTGAATATTGGTAAGGAGCTTTCCCTCCATTTACATTAATTGTTATAGTCGTATTAGA
Above is a genomic segment from Chryseobacterium mulctrae containing:
- a CDS encoding RNA-binding S4 domain-containing protein, whose product is MRIDKFLWSIRFYKTRSVSADEIKKNRVSIGTSVVKSSKEVKEGDVIKIRKNQIEYKIKVIQIPKSRIGAKLVPLHIKDVTDKDQYEQLMMRKMSQEYYRNRGEGRPTKKDRRDMDDYVENDVTADFTDWDDFFGEDGSDSETND
- a CDS encoding nuclear transport factor 2 family protein, which gives rise to MNCKISHFMQDLNSLNIEKLEKWFTDETVIWIPPTKEISGKSRILALFRAIFRRYEKIEWSVSEIFNLGNNKYFYQTNSLGNISGKGSYANEICTIIQFSECGKILYLSDYFKDTKVFN
- the mtaB gene encoding tRNA (N(6)-L-threonylcarbamoyladenosine(37)-C(2))-methylthiotransferase MtaB, with protein sequence MSHFHRTAAFHTLGCKLNFAETSTIARQLTDAGYDKVSFDDRADIYVINTCSVTENADRECKLHVKRAMKANPEGLVVIVGCYAQLKPEEISQIAGVDLVLGAKEKFNILSYLDDLEKSESEGVVHSCEIEETDFFIGSYSIGDRTRAFLKVQDGCDYKCTYCTIPLARGISRSDTIENVLKNAREIAERDIKEIVLTGVNIGDYGKGEFGNKRHEHTFLDLISELNEVEGIERIRISSIEPNLLKDESIELVSKSKSFVPHFHIPLQSGSDELLKKMKRRYLTKLYNDRIHKIREVMPDAAIGVDVIVGFPGETEELFMETYNFLNDLPISYLHVFTYSERENTEAVGMQGVVPISERKKRNKMLRILSEKKKMAFYQTQLGKTLPVLWEHENKDGKMYGFTENYVRVQKDFDQASVNQIEFLNLEKILSDGTVSVQSSYESFLAKA
- a CDS encoding DUF1572 domain-containing protein is translated as MKDLFIKRFEYYKMLGDKSFAQLSDEQIFWQFNEESNSIAVIVKHVAGNMLSRWTNFLTEDGEKSWRNRDEEFVNTFKSKDEVLNYWEKGWSCLFDALSQINDENLYSTIYIRNEAHSVIDAVFRQLAHYPYHIGQIVFIAKMMKNEDWKTLSIARNKSQDFNNEMKDKFTKDEAEIQNSSSVCFANSPDVRDDYKL
- a CDS encoding shikimate kinase, which codes for MIISLVGYMGSGKSHISKILSDKINFKLIDLDKAISRRNKLTIPEIFEKKGEIYFRKLERETLEEILASQENIVLSLGGGTPVYYNNMEIINNNSKSIFLRASITTLVERISKQKEKRPLIAKIADEDIPEFIAKHLFERNVYYSKAQFSINTDNKNPEDIIQEIIEKLYL
- a CDS encoding FMN-binding glutamate synthase family protein: MRDKFLSWGIVLVAATWVVALLIKAHYWIPTLLTAIYALGVYNSYQSKHAILRNFPVLGYFRYFFEGISPEMQQYFIERETDGKPFPRNQRSAVYRRSKNISDTVPFGTQLEVNHRKYEGIKHSIYAKSPKEELPRVWVGGEQCTQPYHASLFNISAMSFGALSDRAQISLNKGAKKGNFYHNTGEGGISPHHLEGGDLCWQIGTGYFGCRNDEGKFNPELFTKYSTLPSVKMIEIKLSQGAKPGHGGVLPGVKNTPEIAKIRHVQPGQTIISPPSHSSFSDAAGLLRFVHQLRELSGGKPVGFKLCIGDTKEFEDICVQMNVLKIYPDFITIDGAEGGTGAAPPEFSDGVGMPLEPALIFVNRTLRNYNLRNKLRVIASGKVLTSLDILRAVAMGADMCNNARGFMFSLGCIQALRCNNNNCPTGVATQDKMLIKGLDVTDKAERVYHFHKNTLHTCNELIAAAGRSSYEEVDASMFMRGDEFEHLSDKYFPDILGNVR